DNA sequence from the Streptomyces sp. MST-110588 genome:
GTCGAGGACGGGCGGCACAGCGCACCTCTGGAGGGGACGAGGATGACGGCCCGATCGGCGAAGGCGGCGCCACCGCGCCCGGCACGGCGGCCCGGCCCCCGGCCGCGTCCGCCGCGCCGCGGGCGCACCGCCGGCGGCCCGCTGCGTCTGTACACACAAGCGAAGCGGGCCTGGGACCGGCCGCTGACCGCCTACTACCTGGTCCTGGGTGGCAGCCTGCTGATCACCGTTCTCGGCCTGGTGATGGTCTACTCGGCGTCCCAGATCAAGGCCCTCCAGTCCGGCCTGGCCCCGACGTTCTTCTTCCGCAAGCAACTGCTGGCCGCCGTGCTCGGCGGCGGGCTGATGGTGATCGCCTCACGGCTGCCGGTCAAGCTCCACCGGGCCCTGGCCTACCCGCTGCTGGCCGGCTCCGTCTTCTTGATGTGCCTGGTCCAGATCCCCGGGATAGGAGTGTCGGTCAACGGCAACCAGAACTGGATCAACCTCGGCGGGCCTTTCCAGATGCAACCCAGCGAGTTCGGCAAGCTGGCCCTGGTCCTGTGGGGCGCCGACCTGCTGGCCCGTAAACAGGACAAAAGACTGCTCACCCAGTGGAAGCACCTGCTGATCCCGCTGATCCCCGTGGCCTTCATGCTGCTCGGTCTGATCATGCTGGGCGGCGACATGGGCACCGCCATCATCCTGACCGCGATCCTCTTCGGGCTGCTGTGGCTGGTCGGCGCCCCCACCCGGCTCTTCGTCGGTGTGCTCGCCGCCGCCGCCGTCATAGGAGCGCTGCTCATCAAGACCAGCGCCAACCGGATGTCCCGCCTGGCCTGCATCGGCGCCACCGATCCGGGCCCGGGAGACCAGTGCTGGCAGGCCGTGCACGGGATATACGCCCTGGCCTCCGGCGGATTCTTCGGTTCCGGCCTCGGCGCCAGTATGGAAAAATGGGGAGAACTCCCTGAACCGCACACCGACTTCATCTTCGCCATCACCGGGGAGGAACTGGGACTGGCGGGGACGCTGTCGGTGCTCGCCCTCTTCGCGGCTCTAGGCTATGCGGGTATCCGCGTGGCCGGACGCACGGAGGACCCCTTCGTGAGGTACGCCGCGGGAGGCGTGACCACCTGGATCACGGCCCAGGCCGTCATCAACATCGGTGCGGTGCTCGGCCTGTTGCCGATCGCCGGTGTCCCGCTCCCGCTGTTCTCCTTCGGAGGCTCCGCCCTGCTGCCCACGATGTTCGCCATCGGTCTGCTGATCGCCTTCGCGCGTGACGAGCCCGCTGCACGGGCGGCACTGGCCATGCGGCAGCCTGTTTTCGCCAAGAAACTGGCTGGGGTGAGACGGAAGACGATGAGACGGCGCGTCAAGAAGCGGCCGTCCGGAGAGCGGTGAATTTCGGTGCATGTCGTACTCGCCGGTGGGGGGACCGCCGGCCACATCGAGCCCGCGCTCGCCCTCGCGGACGCCCTGCGCAGGCAGGACCCGACCGTGGGGATCACGGCACTGGGCACGGAGAAGGGGCTGGAGACCCGGCTCGTACCGGAACGGGGCTACGAACTCGGCCTGATCCCGGCCGTGCCGCTGCCGCGCAAGCCCACCCCCGAACTGATCACCGTGCCCGGGCGGCTGCGCGGCACGATCAAGGCCGCCGAGCAGATCCTGGAGCGCACCAAGGCGGACTGTGTGGTCGGCTTCGGCGGCTACGTGGCGCTGCCCGGCTATCTGGCCGCCAAGCGCCTGGGCGTGCCGATCATCGTCCACGAGGCCAACGCCCGGCCGGGCCTGGCCAACAAGATCGGCTCCCGGTACGCCAAGTACGTCGCCGTCAGCACTCCCGACAGCAAGCTGCGCGGTGCCCGCTACGTCGGCATCCCGCTGCGCCGCACCATCGCCACCCTGGACCGTGCGGCCGTCCGCCCCCAGGCGCGGGCCGCCTTCGGCCTGGACCCGAACCTGCCGACGCTGCTGGTCTCCGGCGGCTCGCAGGGCGCCCGCCGGCTGAACGAGGTCATCCAGGCCGCCGTACCGCTGCTCCAGCGCTCCGGCATCCAGGTGCTGCACGCCGTCGGCCCGAAGAACGAATTGCCGCGCGTGGACAACATGCCGGGGATGCCGCCGTATGTACCGGTACCGTACGTGGACCGGATGGACCTCGCGTACGCCGCGGCGGACATGATGCTCTGCCGCGCGGGCGCGATGACCGTCGCCGAACTGTCCGCCGTCGGGCTCCCGGCCGCCTACGTCCCGCTGCCCATCGGCAACGGCGAGCAGCGGCTCAACGCCCAGCCGGTGGTCAACGCCGGCGGCGGACTGCTGGTCGACGACGCCCAGCTCACCCCGGAATGGGTGCACAACTCCGTGCTCCCGGTGCTCTCCGACCCGCACCGGCTGTACGAGATGTCCCGCGCGGCCTCCGAGTTCGGCCGCCGGGACGCCGACGAGCTGCTGGTCGGCATGGTGTACGAGGCGATTGCGGCACGCAACAGCGCGTGAGGCCGGGCCGCCCCGGGACCGACCCGGGGCCCGGCCGGAAGGAGAGGGAGCGTGGCCGGACCGACGACCGCCCGGCGCGGCGGGAAGAAGTCTTCGCCGTCCGGCCCGCGCTCTGCCCGGCGCCCGGGGAAGCAGCGCCGCCCCTCCGGCGCTCCCGTGCGCTCCCGCCTCCCCAAACGCCGTACGGTCGTCCTGGCCGCCGTCCTCGGGCTGCTCCTGGCCGGGGCCGGCGTCTGGGCGCTGTACGGCTCCTCCTGGCTGCGCGCGCGGTACGTCACGGTCTCCGGCGTCAGGACCCTGACGGAGCATGAGGTGGTCGGCGCGGCGGCCGTCCCCATGGATACGCCTCTGGTCTCCGTCAACAAGGAGGCGATTGCCGCCCGGCTGCGTTCCCAGCTTCCGCGCGTCAAGAAGGTCGATGTGGCGCGCGTCTGGCCGCACACCATCGGTCTGAAAGTGACCGAAAGGGTGCCAGAACTCCTTATTCAAACGGGCGGAAAGTTTGTCGAAGTGGACGACGAAGGAGTCCGTTTCGCCACGGTGAGCACTGCCCCAAAGGGGGTACCGCTGCTCGAAATGGACGTCCGCGACGCGCCGGACCCGCGCCGGTTCGGCGGCGACCGGCTGCGCCGCGAGGCGGTACGGGCGTGCGCGGCCCTGCCCAAGGCCGTTCACCAGGACCTACGGGTCGTCAAGCTGCGCTCGTACGACTCCATCACGCTGGAGCTGGCGGGCGACCGTACCGTCGTATGGGGGAGCGGGGAGCGCAGCGCGGCGAAGGCCAAAGTCCTCGGCGCGCTGCTGAAAGCGGCCGGTGACGCGCGCCACTTCGACGTGAGCGTTCCCTCCGCCCCCGCGGTGTCCGGGAGTTGACGTCCGTACCCGCAGGCCAGCACCCTGGATGGCTACCACTATGGGTGATCACATAGGGTGAAAAGAAAAACGGGAGGTTCGGCGTGTTCGTTGAACGTGCGCCACTTGTCGACTTAGTGTCTCGTTCCAAAGGGACTACGGAAACCGAGGAACACAAGCACTGGTAACCCTAAACTTCAACGTTAGGGTTCGGGTCGGCGATACGGACCGTCCCATCGGCATCAGTCGGCTCCCCACAACAAGTGAGGCGCCGACACGTAACTCGAGGCGAGAGGCCTTCGACGTGGCAGCACCGCAGAACTACCTCGCAGTCATCAAGGTCGTCGGCATCGGCGGCGGTGGCGTGAACGCCATCAACCGGATGATCGAGGTCGGGCTCAAGGGCGTCGAGTTCATCGCGATCAACACCGATGCGCAGGCGTTGCTGATGAGCGACGCCGACGTCAAGCTCGACGTCGGCCGCGAGATGACGCGCGGACTCGGCGCCGGCGCCAACCCGGACGTGGGCCGCAAGGCGGCCGAGGACCACCGTGAGGAGATCGAGGAGGTCCTCAAGGGCGCCGACATGGTCTTCGTGACCGCGGGCGAGGGCGGCGGTACCGGCACCGGCGGCGCGCCCGTCGTCGCCAACATCGCCCGTTCGCTGGGCGCCCTGACGATCGGTGTGGTCACCCGGCCGTTCACCTTCGAGGGCCGCCGCCGCGCGAACCAGGCCGAGGACGGCATCGCCCAGTTGCGCGAAGAGGTCGACACCCTCATCGTGATCCCCAACGACCGGCTGCTGTCGATCTCGGACCGCCAGGTGAGCGTGCTGGACGCGTTCAAGTCCGCGGACCAGGTGCTGCTGTCGGGTGTGCAGGGCATCACCGATCTGATCACCACACCGGGTCTGATCAACCTGGACTTCGCGGACGTGAAGTCCGTGATGTCCGAGGCCGGCTCGGCCCTCATGGGCATCGGCTCGGCGCGCGGCGACGACCGCGCGGTGGCCGCCGCGGAGATGGCGATCTCCTCGCCGCTCCTGGAGGCGTCCATCGACGGCGCCCGCGGTGTGCTGCTCTCCATCTCCGGCGGCTCCGACCTCGGTCTCTTCGAGATCAACGAGGCCGCGCAGTTGGTCAGCGAGGCCGCGCACCCCGAAGCCAACATCATCTTCGGCGCGGTCATCGACGACGCGCTGGGCGACGAGGTACGGGTCACCGTCATCGCCGCGGGCTTCGACGGCGGCCAGCCGCCGGCCCGCCGCGACACGGTCCTGGGCTCCGCCTCCGCCAAGCGCGAGGAGCCCGCGTCCGTCCCCGGCCGCCCCGCGGACCGGCCCGAGCCCCGCTCCTCCTTCAGCGGCCTGGGCTCGGTGCCCGTACGGGACGAGGAGCCGGTCCCGGCCGAGCCCTCCCCGCTGAGCGAGGTGCCTGCCCCGCCCTACGGGGGCGACAGCCCGCTGCCGTCGGCCGGCGGGGCCCAGGTTCCCCCGGCCCGTCCGTACTCGGACAGCGCGGCCGAGGAGCTGGACGTCCCCGACTTCCTGAAGTAGCCGAAGACTCCACAGTGATAGGGCAGCAGCACGCAGTGCTGAAGAACCACGAGAGCGGCGCCCACTTCGCCTTCACCGACCGGTGGGGCGGGGTGAGCGCCGCTCCGTATGACGAGCTGAACCTCGGCGGCGCGGTCGGCGACGACCCCAAGGCCGTACGGGCCAACCGGAAGCTGGCAGCCGGCGCGCTGGGTCTGGACCCGGCCTCGGTCGTCTGGATGAACCAGGTGCACGGCAAGGACGTCGCCGTGGTCGACGGGCCGTGGGACACGGCGGACATTCCGTGCGTGGACGCGGTGGTGACGGCCCGTCGGGGGCTCGCCCTGGCCGTTCTGACCGCCGACTGCACGCCCGTGCTCCTGGCGGATCCGACCGCCGGGGTCGTGGGCGCGGCGCACGCCGGACGGCCGGGGCTGGTCGCCGGGGTCGTGCCGGCGACCGTCGAGGCCATGACCGCGCTGGGAGCCGACCCCGCCCGTATCGTGGCGTACACGGGACCGGCGGTGTGCGCAGGCTGCTACGAGGTGCCGGAGACGATGCGCGCCGAGGTCGCCGAAACGGTTCCTCAGGCGTGGGCCACCACACGCCGGGGCACCCCGGCGGTCGATGTCGTCGCGGGCGTGGGGGCCCAGCTCGCCGCCGCGGGCGTGCTCGTCCGTGAGCATTCCCACATCTGCACACGGGAATCGGCGGACCATTTCTCCTACCGGCGCGACCGCACGACCGGGCGGCAGGCGAGCTACGTGTGGCTCCGGGAGCCCGGCGTCGACAGTGGAAGAGGCTGAGGTGTGAGCGACCGCAAGAAGGAACTGGCCGACAACCTGGCGCGGGTGGAGGACCGGATCTCCACCGCCTGTGCCAAGGCCGGCCGGGCGCGCGAGGAGGTGACCCTGATCGTGGTCACCAAGACCTACCCCGCCCAGGACGTCCGGATGCTCGCGGAGCTGGGGGTCCGTCACGTCGCGGAGAACCGCGACCAGGACGCGGCGCCGAAAGCCGCTGCCTGCACGGATCTGACCCTTACGTGGCACTTCGTCGGTCAATTGCAGACCAATAAGGTGCGTTCTGTGGTCGGTTACGCCGATATCGTGCAGTCGGTCGACCGGCCCAAGCTGGTCTCCGCACTGTCGAGGGAAGCCGTACGGGCCGGCCGCGAGCTCGGCTGCCTCCTCCAGGTGGCACTTGACGCCGAGCCGGGCGGCACCGGGCAGACGGCCGGCGCCGGCCCCGCGGCCCGCGGGGGCGTGGCGCCGGAGGGGGTCGCCGAACTCGCGGACGCGATCGGCCGGGCCCAAGGGCTGCGCCTGGACGGCCTGATGACGGTGGCCCCGCTGGCCGGTCCGTACGCGGGCCGCCAACTCGCCGCGTTCGAGCGTTTGATGGAAATCTCATCCGGCCTGCGCGTGAACCATCCGGCTGCGAACATGGTCTCAGCAGGTATGAGCGCGGACCTTGAGGACGCAGTGATGGCCGGGGCGACACATGTACGCGTCGGCACTGCGGTACTCGGAGTCCGACCTAGGCTCGGGTAACGTCGCCAAGCAAGTCGGACCACAGCACAAAATATGGTCAATACCGCCAAAAGGCGGGCAGGCCGAGTGGATCCAGGGCACCCGGTGACGGAGCCGATCCACCACAGAGCGGAGGACGTAGAGAATGGCCGGCGCGATGCGCAAGATGGCGGTCTACCTCGGCCTCGTGGAGGACGATGGGTACGACGGCCGGGGTTTCGACCCCGACGACGAGTTCGAACCCGAACTCGATCCCGAGCCCGACCGGGGTCGGCGGCAGCAGCAAGTACCCACCGAACCACACCCGGAACGGGAGGAACCGGTCCGAGTCGTACAGCCTCCGGCTCAGCGCGAACCGACTCCGCTCGCCACCGAAAGCGGACGACCCGCGCGAATCGCCCCCGTGGCGTCCATCACACCCGACCGTCCGAATCTGGAGAAGAACGCACCGGTGATCATGCCCAAGGTTGTGTCCGAGCGGGAGCCCTACCGCATCACCACGCTGCACCCCCGGACCTACAACGAGGCCCGTACCATCGGGGAACACTTCCGTGAAGGCACTCCGGTGATCATGAATCTCACGGAGATGGACGACACGGACGCGAAGCGACTTGTCGACTTTGCTGCCGGTTTGGTCTTCGGTCTGCACGGAAGTATTGAACGGGTGACGCAGAAGGTGTTCCTGTTGTCGCCTGCTAACGTCGATGTCACGGCGGAGGACAAGGCCCGCATCGCAGAGGGCGGGTTCTTCAACCAGAGCTGAGACGCAACACCGGGCACACCGAGGCCGCGAGGCCGACACAGGCAAGGGGAGAGGGACGCGAGATGAGCATCGCTGGTCAGGTGATCTACATCGCGCTGTACTGCTTCCTGATCGTGTTGATCTTCCGGCTGGTGATGGACTACGTCTTCCAGTTCGCCCGTTCATGGCAACCCGGCAAGCCAATGGTGGTCGTTCTGGAGGCCACCTACACTGTCACTGATCCGCCACTCAAGCTTCTGCGGCGATTCATTCCGCCGCTGCGTCTCGGGGGCGTGGCGCTCGACCTGTCCTTCTTCGTATTGATGATCATCGTCTACATCCTGATCACCGTCGTGAGGTCGGTGTTGTTGGTGTGAACGATACGGTCTTGCCGATTGCCGACGACTACGTTGAGGTGAAGTAGAGATGCCGTTGACCCCCGAGGACGTGCGGAACAAGCAGTTCACGACCGTCCGCCTCCGAGAAGGCTATGACGAGGACGAGGTCGATGCCTTCCTCGATGAGGTCGAAGCCGAACTGACCCGCCTGCTGCGCGAGAACGAGGACCTGCGCGCCAAGCTGGCCGCCGCGACCCGGGCCGCCGCGCAGAACCAGCAGCAGAACATGCGCAAGCAGGACGGACCGGACCAGCGCGCCGGGGCTCCCGTGCCCGCCGCCATATCCGGACCGCAGCCGGTGCCGCAGCAGCAGCAGATGGGTGGCCCGCCCCAACTGCCCGGCGGTGCACCGCAGCTTCCGGCGGGTCCCGGCGGACACGGCCCCCAGGGCCCGCACGGCCCCGGTCCGATGGGTCCCGGCGGCCCGATGGGTGGCCCCATGGGCGGCCCCGGCGGCCCCCAGATGCCGCAGCCGGGCCAGGGTCCGGGCGGCGACAGCGCGGCCCGCGTGCTCTCGCTCGCCCAGCAGACCGCCGACCAGGCGATCGCGGAGGCCCGTTCCGAGGCCAACAAGATCGTCGGCGAGGCCCGCAGCCGCGCCGAGGGCCTGGAGCGGG
Encoded proteins:
- the ftsW gene encoding putative lipid II flippase FtsW — protein: MTARSAKAAPPRPARRPGPRPRPPRRGRTAGGPLRLYTQAKRAWDRPLTAYYLVLGGSLLITVLGLVMVYSASQIKALQSGLAPTFFFRKQLLAAVLGGGLMVIASRLPVKLHRALAYPLLAGSVFLMCLVQIPGIGVSVNGNQNWINLGGPFQMQPSEFGKLALVLWGADLLARKQDKRLLTQWKHLLIPLIPVAFMLLGLIMLGGDMGTAIILTAILFGLLWLVGAPTRLFVGVLAAAAVIGALLIKTSANRMSRLACIGATDPGPGDQCWQAVHGIYALASGGFFGSGLGASMEKWGELPEPHTDFIFAITGEELGLAGTLSVLALFAALGYAGIRVAGRTEDPFVRYAAGGVTTWITAQAVINIGAVLGLLPIAGVPLPLFSFGGSALLPTMFAIGLLIAFARDEPAARAALAMRQPVFAKKLAGVRRKTMRRRVKKRPSGER
- the murG gene encoding undecaprenyldiphospho-muramoylpentapeptide beta-N-acetylglucosaminyltransferase → MHVVLAGGGTAGHIEPALALADALRRQDPTVGITALGTEKGLETRLVPERGYELGLIPAVPLPRKPTPELITVPGRLRGTIKAAEQILERTKADCVVGFGGYVALPGYLAAKRLGVPIIVHEANARPGLANKIGSRYAKYVAVSTPDSKLRGARYVGIPLRRTIATLDRAAVRPQARAAFGLDPNLPTLLVSGGSQGARRLNEVIQAAVPLLQRSGIQVLHAVGPKNELPRVDNMPGMPPYVPVPYVDRMDLAYAAADMMLCRAGAMTVAELSAVGLPAAYVPLPIGNGEQRLNAQPVVNAGGGLLVDDAQLTPEWVHNSVLPVLSDPHRLYEMSRAASEFGRRDADELLVGMVYEAIAARNSA
- a CDS encoding FtsQ-type POTRA domain-containing protein is translated as MAGPTTARRGGKKSSPSGPRSARRPGKQRRPSGAPVRSRLPKRRTVVLAAVLGLLLAGAGVWALYGSSWLRARYVTVSGVRTLTEHEVVGAAAVPMDTPLVSVNKEAIAARLRSQLPRVKKVDVARVWPHTIGLKVTERVPELLIQTGGKFVEVDDEGVRFATVSTAPKGVPLLEMDVRDAPDPRRFGGDRLRREAVRACAALPKAVHQDLRVVKLRSYDSITLELAGDRTVVWGSGERSAAKAKVLGALLKAAGDARHFDVSVPSAPAVSGS
- the ftsZ gene encoding cell division protein FtsZ, with the protein product MAAPQNYLAVIKVVGIGGGGVNAINRMIEVGLKGVEFIAINTDAQALLMSDADVKLDVGREMTRGLGAGANPDVGRKAAEDHREEIEEVLKGADMVFVTAGEGGGTGTGGAPVVANIARSLGALTIGVVTRPFTFEGRRRANQAEDGIAQLREEVDTLIVIPNDRLLSISDRQVSVLDAFKSADQVLLSGVQGITDLITTPGLINLDFADVKSVMSEAGSALMGIGSARGDDRAVAAAEMAISSPLLEASIDGARGVLLSISGGSDLGLFEINEAAQLVSEAAHPEANIIFGAVIDDALGDEVRVTVIAAGFDGGQPPARRDTVLGSASAKREEPASVPGRPADRPEPRSSFSGLGSVPVRDEEPVPAEPSPLSEVPAPPYGGDSPLPSAGGAQVPPARPYSDSAAEELDVPDFLK
- the pgeF gene encoding peptidoglycan editing factor PgeF codes for the protein MLKNHESGAHFAFTDRWGGVSAAPYDELNLGGAVGDDPKAVRANRKLAAGALGLDPASVVWMNQVHGKDVAVVDGPWDTADIPCVDAVVTARRGLALAVLTADCTPVLLADPTAGVVGAAHAGRPGLVAGVVPATVEAMTALGADPARIVAYTGPAVCAGCYEVPETMRAEVAETVPQAWATTRRGTPAVDVVAGVGAQLAAAGVLVREHSHICTRESADHFSYRRDRTTGRQASYVWLREPGVDSGRG
- a CDS encoding YggS family pyridoxal phosphate-dependent enzyme — its product is MSDRKKELADNLARVEDRISTACAKAGRAREEVTLIVVTKTYPAQDVRMLAELGVRHVAENRDQDAAPKAAACTDLTLTWHFVGQLQTNKVRSVVGYADIVQSVDRPKLVSALSREAVRAGRELGCLLQVALDAEPGGTGQTAGAGPAARGGVAPEGVAELADAIGRAQGLRLDGLMTVAPLAGPYAGRQLAAFERLMEISSGLRVNHPAANMVSAGMSADLEDAVMAGATHVRVGTAVLGVRPRLG
- the sepF gene encoding cell division protein SepF produces the protein MAGAMRKMAVYLGLVEDDGYDGRGFDPDDEFEPELDPEPDRGRRQQQVPTEPHPEREEPVRVVQPPAQREPTPLATESGRPARIAPVASITPDRPNLEKNAPVIMPKVVSEREPYRITTLHPRTYNEARTIGEHFREGTPVIMNLTEMDDTDAKRLVDFAAGLVFGLHGSIERVTQKVFLLSPANVDVTAEDKARIAEGGFFNQS
- a CDS encoding YggT family protein, which encodes MSIAGQVIYIALYCFLIVLIFRLVMDYVFQFARSWQPGKPMVVVLEATYTVTDPPLKLLRRFIPPLRLGGVALDLSFFVLMIIVYILITVVRSVLLV
- a CDS encoding DivIVA domain-containing protein; its protein translation is MPLTPEDVRNKQFTTVRLREGYDEDEVDAFLDEVEAELTRLLRENEDLRAKLAAATRAAAQNQQQNMRKQDGPDQRAGAPVPAAISGPQPVPQQQQMGGPPQLPGGAPQLPAGPGGHGPQGPHGPGPMGPGGPMGGPMGGPGGPQMPQPGQGPGGDSAARVLSLAQQTADQAIAEARSEANKIVGEARSRAEGLERDARAKADALERDAQEKHRVAMGSLESARATLERKVEDLRGFEREYRTRLKSYLESQLRQLENQADDSLAPQRTPATASLPPSPSMASAGAGSMGGNHSMGGPSMGHGGPSGGPSYGGQQQMSPAMTQPMAPVRPQGQQPMQQAPSPMRGFLIDEDDN